From one Sorangium aterium genomic stretch:
- a CDS encoding serine/threonine-protein kinase: MRPQAGQVINNKYRLVRLIGDGGMGSVYEARHEVLGTTVALKFLHPELSRRSGLVQRFLQEARVSAQIQSAHVVRVSDVDQTASGLAFIVMEYLEGKTLQTLYEELYRAGVRLGYPDALEYAMQMLEGVEAAHRAGVVHRDLKPDNVIITKTAKGEPLIKLLDFGIAKLKVTGELDRGLTRPGVIMGTPEYMAPEQAYSADSVDARADIFSLGVIIFEMLAGRRPVGGDEPQQIAGAYLSGQISRLSDLAPELAPGLCAAIHRAMAASPPDRFATTAEFRSALEPFARAARAPSALTPAPSEVSMARSSGAALAAALAAPGMLTPSAAAPATNAMGDGRTSSVPKTIPPEDGGAQHASSGPPGGLGPSTPMGGFSSDARGPSASAPGFTPRPEPSSGPYFAQGGYPQIAQPATVSAAPYAPPQGVPATSHEPGPFDVSPRPGGTAVGGAPFIDRSGVPGGGFNGGPAPGYGGAYGGGAQGYIPGTAPMDPLPRISQSASAHGAQRPARRGTSLFAILLLATGITGAVVGGLYIANELSRKEQADVGPALPTLQPANTVPSDPSPPATTPTAVTPPAVTPPPVEPPVVAKPPPRPTTTAKPPATPSTTGTPPTTTAPTTRPSGTTIIPQLPWVIPSTLPPFPFPAPTSAQPPANPQPNTTSPPTTSPPTTNPTTTTPPDRPRRRVIIVPNN, encoded by the coding sequence ATGCGTCCGCAGGCAGGCCAGGTCATCAACAACAAGTACCGACTCGTGCGCCTCATCGGCGATGGCGGCATGGGGAGCGTCTACGAAGCCCGCCACGAGGTGCTGGGGACGACGGTCGCCCTCAAGTTTCTCCACCCCGAGCTGTCCCGCCGCTCCGGCCTCGTGCAGCGCTTCCTTCAGGAGGCGCGCGTCTCCGCGCAGATCCAGAGCGCGCACGTGGTTCGCGTCAGCGACGTCGACCAGACGGCGTCCGGCCTGGCGTTCATCGTGATGGAGTACCTGGAGGGGAAGACGCTCCAGACCCTCTACGAGGAGCTCTACCGCGCAGGCGTCCGTCTCGGGTACCCCGACGCGCTCGAGTACGCGATGCAGATGCTCGAGGGCGTCGAGGCCGCCCATCGCGCGGGCGTCGTCCACCGGGACCTCAAGCCGGACAACGTGATCATCACGAAGACGGCCAAGGGAGAGCCGCTCATCAAGCTGCTCGACTTCGGCATCGCCAAGCTGAAGGTCACGGGGGAGCTCGATCGCGGGCTGACGCGCCCCGGCGTGATCATGGGCACCCCCGAGTACATGGCGCCCGAGCAGGCCTACTCGGCGGACTCCGTCGACGCGCGCGCCGACATCTTCTCGCTGGGCGTCATCATCTTCGAGATGCTGGCCGGCCGCCGGCCGGTCGGCGGCGATGAGCCGCAGCAGATCGCGGGGGCCTACCTCTCGGGCCAGATCTCGCGGCTCTCCGACCTGGCGCCGGAGCTCGCGCCCGGCCTCTGCGCCGCCATCCACCGCGCCATGGCGGCCTCGCCGCCGGATCGCTTCGCGACCACCGCCGAGTTCCGCAGCGCCCTGGAGCCGTTCGCCCGAGCCGCCCGCGCCCCGTCGGCGCTCACCCCTGCGCCGTCCGAGGTCAGCATGGCGCGGTCGTCCGGGGCCGCCCTGGCAGCAGCCCTCGCGGCGCCCGGCATGCTCACGCCCTCCGCAGCGGCGCCCGCGACCAACGCGATGGGGGACGGTCGCACCAGCTCCGTTCCCAAGACGATTCCGCCGGAGGACGGCGGCGCGCAGCACGCGTCGAGCGGCCCCCCGGGCGGTCTCGGGCCCTCGACCCCCATGGGCGGCTTCTCCTCGGATGCCCGTGGTCCCTCGGCGTCGGCTCCAGGGTTCACGCCGAGGCCAGAGCCCTCCTCAGGCCCGTACTTCGCCCAAGGGGGCTATCCCCAGATCGCGCAGCCGGCGACCGTCAGCGCCGCCCCCTACGCTCCCCCCCAGGGGGTGCCTGCCACGAGCCACGAGCCGGGACCGTTCGATGTGTCGCCGCGCCCGGGAGGGACGGCGGTCGGAGGCGCGCCGTTCATCGACAGGAGCGGGGTCCCGGGCGGCGGATTCAACGGCGGTCCAGCGCCAGGGTATGGCGGTGCGTATGGCGGCGGCGCGCAGGGCTACATCCCTGGGACGGCGCCGATGGATCCGCTGCCGAGGATCTCGCAGAGCGCGTCGGCGCACGGCGCGCAGCGGCCCGCACGACGCGGGACTTCGCTGTTCGCCATCCTGCTGCTCGCCACGGGGATCACGGGAGCCGTCGTCGGCGGTCTGTACATCGCCAACGAGCTGAGCCGGAAGGAGCAGGCCGACGTGGGGCCGGCCCTTCCGACCCTCCAGCCGGCCAACACGGTGCCTTCGGATCCGAGCCCGCCCGCGACGACGCCCACCGCCGTGACGCCCCCGGCGGTGACGCCGCCTCCTGTTGAGCCGCCCGTGGTCGCCAAGCCTCCGCCCCGGCCGACCACGACGGCGAAGCCCCCGGCCACACCGAGCACGACGGGAACGCCGCCGACCACGACGGCGCCGACGACACGCCCCAGCGGGACGACGATCATCCCCCAGCTCCCCTGGGTCATCCCGTCGACGCTGCCGCCGTTCCCGTTCCCCGCGCCGACCAGCGCACAGCCGCCGGCCAACCCCCAGCCGAACACGACGAGCCCGCCGACGACGAGCCCGCCGACGACGAACCCGACCACCACCACGCCGCCGGACAGGCCTCGACGACGCGTGATCATCGTACCCAACAACTGA
- a CDS encoding biotin--[acetyl-CoA-carboxylase] ligase, producing the protein MRRLDGEAIERELSRLGASFGKPLAVAAETASTNDDARSAAAAGAPHGAAFLADAQTQGRGRGGRSWHSPPGENLYLSVVLRPSLPASRVAPIALVMGLAVASVIERRLAPLPSRGASADGSVVEVRLKWPNDVLAGGRKLAGILVEAQLRGESVSSVIVGVGLNVHASSFPPDLSARATSLAMLGIDDVPRELLAAELLQAIGDAAARFEAGELAPFAEDLARMDWLRGRRVEVAGVVGVAAGIDPEGHLLVRGADGILRAVAAGEVSVISS; encoded by the coding sequence GTGAGGCGGCTCGACGGGGAGGCGATCGAGCGCGAGCTCTCGCGGCTGGGCGCGTCGTTCGGGAAGCCGCTGGCCGTGGCGGCCGAGACCGCGTCGACGAACGACGACGCGCGGAGCGCGGCCGCTGCCGGCGCCCCGCACGGGGCTGCGTTTCTGGCCGACGCGCAGACGCAGGGTCGGGGGCGCGGCGGGCGCTCCTGGCACTCTCCGCCCGGCGAGAACCTCTACCTGTCGGTGGTGTTGCGCCCGAGCCTGCCGGCGAGCCGCGTGGCCCCCATCGCGCTCGTCATGGGGCTCGCCGTCGCGTCCGTCATCGAGCGGCGGCTCGCGCCTCTTCCGTCCCGCGGCGCATCGGCCGACGGCTCCGTCGTCGAGGTGCGGCTCAAGTGGCCCAACGACGTGCTCGCCGGGGGCCGCAAGCTGGCGGGGATCCTCGTCGAGGCCCAGCTGCGCGGCGAGTCCGTGAGCAGCGTGATCGTCGGCGTTGGGCTCAACGTCCATGCGTCGAGCTTCCCGCCGGATCTGTCGGCCCGGGCCACGTCGCTCGCGATGCTCGGGATCGACGACGTCCCGCGCGAGCTCCTCGCCGCGGAGCTGCTCCAGGCGATCGGCGACGCGGCGGCGAGGTTCGAGGCAGGAGAGCTCGCGCCCTTCGCGGAGGATCTCGCCCGGATGGACTGGCTGCGCGGCCGTCGCGTCGAGGTCGCGGGGGTGGTCGGCGTCGCGGCGGGGATCGATCCGGAGGGACACCTGCTCGTCCGCGGCGCGGACGGCATCCTCCGGGCGGTGGCGGCGGGCGAGGTCAGCGTCATCTCCAGCTGA
- the nadC gene encoding carboxylating nicotinate-nucleotide diphosphorylase: MLAAPLLDALIDRSLEEDLAGGDLTTEACVEASARATAKAVARKPLVACGGDVFLRVFQRLDRQVEGEVLVADGTAVGAGTVLWTVRGRARSLLSAERTALNLAQRMSGVASEARRYAEAIPAGSGVRITDTRKTTPGLRGLERYAVRVGGAHNHRDSLGSAVLIKDNHIVAAGGIATAIARARARAPHTTKVEVEVASLQELDQALAAGADIIMLDNFTLADVKVASARVRSAQHGRPLLEVSGGITLERIPELVAAGIDVISVGALTHSARAADIALDLSL, translated from the coding sequence GTGCTGGCTGCGCCGTTGCTCGATGCCCTGATCGATCGCTCTCTCGAAGAAGACCTCGCGGGAGGCGATCTCACCACCGAGGCGTGTGTCGAGGCTTCCGCGCGCGCGACCGCGAAGGCGGTCGCGCGCAAGCCGCTCGTCGCGTGCGGGGGCGACGTGTTCCTGCGCGTCTTTCAGCGCCTGGATCGGCAGGTGGAGGGCGAGGTGCTCGTCGCGGACGGCACGGCCGTCGGCGCCGGCACCGTGCTGTGGACGGTGCGTGGCCGCGCGCGCTCGCTCCTCAGCGCGGAGCGCACCGCGCTCAACCTCGCGCAGCGGATGAGCGGCGTCGCCTCCGAGGCGCGTCGCTACGCCGAGGCGATCCCGGCCGGGTCGGGCGTGCGGATCACCGACACCCGCAAGACGACGCCCGGTCTCCGCGGGCTGGAGCGCTACGCGGTGCGCGTGGGCGGCGCGCACAACCACCGCGACAGCCTGGGGAGCGCCGTGCTCATCAAGGACAACCACATCGTCGCGGCGGGCGGCATCGCGACCGCCATCGCCCGCGCGCGGGCGCGCGCCCCGCACACGACGAAGGTCGAGGTCGAGGTCGCCTCGCTGCAGGAGCTCGATCAGGCGCTGGCCGCCGGCGCCGACATCATCATGCTCGACAACTTCACGCTGGCCGACGTCAAGGTCGCGTCCGCGCGCGTGCGGTCGGCGCAGCACGGCCGGCCTCTCCTCGAGGTCTCCGGCGGCATCACGCTGGAGCGCATCCCCGAGCTCGTCGCGGCGGGCATCGACGTCATCAGCGTCGGGGCGCTGACGCATTCGGCGCGCGCGGCCGACATCGCGCTGGATCTCTCGCTGTGA
- the fbp gene encoding class 1 fructose-bisphosphatase, with protein MSDQRDLSWKPPEAPSRIGITLETYILEGMLGFPAATGAFTSLLNQFGLVAKLVTSKVRRAGLANVLGYTGQTNVQGEVVQKLDEVANETLLSVLGRRGHCAAVVSEELGEMRLLCTDPRAKYIVVVDPLDGSSNIDVNISIGTIFGVLRKSDAKMGADPSDFLRPGRDLVAAGYVLYGSSTLLVITTGLGGVHGFTYDPTVGEFFLSHENIRIPERGSTYSINEGHSARWPESVRRWNAWIKEDSKHEGRPYGARYVGSLVADAHRTLLKGGIFAYPADRGGQGKLRLLYEANPFAFIFEAAGGKASTGAERILDRVPRSLHERVPLVLGSPRDVEDFEQFVRGEG; from the coding sequence ATGTCGGACCAACGGGATCTGAGCTGGAAGCCGCCGGAGGCGCCGTCGCGCATCGGGATCACGCTCGAGACGTACATCCTCGAAGGAATGCTCGGGTTCCCCGCGGCGACAGGGGCGTTCACCTCCCTCCTGAACCAGTTCGGCCTGGTGGCGAAGCTCGTGACGTCCAAGGTCCGGCGGGCCGGCCTCGCCAACGTGCTCGGATACACGGGACAGACCAACGTCCAGGGCGAGGTCGTGCAGAAGCTCGACGAGGTCGCCAACGAGACGCTGCTCAGCGTGCTGGGAAGGCGCGGGCACTGCGCGGCCGTGGTGAGCGAGGAGCTCGGTGAAATGAGGCTCCTCTGCACGGACCCACGGGCCAAGTACATCGTCGTCGTGGACCCGCTCGACGGCTCGTCCAACATCGACGTGAACATCTCGATCGGCACGATCTTCGGTGTGCTCCGGAAGAGCGACGCAAAGATGGGCGCCGATCCCTCGGATTTCCTTCGCCCCGGCCGCGATCTGGTCGCGGCCGGCTACGTGCTCTATGGCTCGTCGACGCTGCTCGTCATCACGACCGGCCTGGGCGGCGTGCACGGCTTCACCTACGACCCGACCGTGGGAGAGTTCTTTCTCTCTCACGAGAACATCCGGATCCCCGAGCGCGGCTCGACATACTCCATCAACGAAGGCCACAGCGCGCGATGGCCGGAGAGCGTGCGCCGCTGGAACGCGTGGATCAAGGAGGACAGCAAGCACGAGGGGCGGCCGTACGGCGCACGCTACGTCGGATCGCTGGTCGCGGACGCGCACCGGACGCTGCTCAAGGGCGGCATCTTCGCGTACCCCGCCGATCGCGGCGGCCAGGGAAAGCTGCGGCTGCTCTACGAGGCGAACCCGTTCGCGTTCATCTTCGAGGCCGCGGGCGGAAAGGCGAGCACGGGGGCCGAGCGCATCCTCGACAGGGTCCCGAGGTCGCTCCACGAGCGCGTGCCGCTCGTCCTCGGCTCGCCCCGCGACGTCGAAGATTTCGAGCAGTTTGTGCGCGGCGAGGGCTGA
- a CDS encoding radical SAM protein: MKEDTLVVHEIYASVQGESTFAGLPCTFVRLTGCNLRCAWCDTAQAFYGGKRIRRGEVLERALALGTPLVELTGGEPLLQPGSFPLLAELCDAGRTVLVETSGEADVSRVDPRVHKIMDLKAPGSGESHRNRWSNLDHLTPRDEIKFVLADRADYDWMRETIRERRLDARGVTLLASCVWGKLSPKELVQWVLDDGLRVRVQVQLHKVIWGADAQGV; the protein is encoded by the coding sequence TTGAAAGAAGACACCCTCGTCGTCCACGAAATCTACGCCAGCGTGCAGGGCGAATCGACGTTCGCCGGGCTGCCGTGCACCTTCGTCCGGCTCACCGGCTGCAACCTGCGCTGCGCCTGGTGCGACACGGCGCAGGCCTTCTACGGCGGCAAGCGGATCCGCCGCGGCGAGGTCCTGGAGCGCGCGCTGGCCCTCGGCACGCCGCTCGTCGAGCTCACGGGGGGCGAGCCTCTCCTTCAGCCCGGGTCGTTCCCGCTCCTCGCGGAGCTCTGCGACGCGGGCCGGACGGTCCTCGTCGAGACCAGCGGCGAGGCAGACGTGTCGCGCGTCGATCCGCGCGTGCACAAGATCATGGACCTGAAGGCGCCTGGCTCGGGGGAATCCCACCGGAACCGCTGGTCGAACCTGGATCACCTCACGCCGCGCGACGAGATCAAGTTCGTGCTCGCCGATCGGGCGGACTACGACTGGATGCGGGAAACCATCCGCGAGCGGCGCCTCGACGCGCGCGGCGTGACGCTGCTCGCCTCGTGCGTCTGGGGCAAGCTGTCGCCGAAGGAGCTCGTCCAGTGGGTGCTCGACGACGGCCTCCGCGTCCGGGTGCAGGTCCAGCTCCACAAGGTGATCTGGGGAGCGGACGCGCAGGGGGTCTGA